The stretch of DNA CTCTCATCCCCCGATCCTCAAAAAATAATAGCTCCAAGCTTGCCGAAACTTCGCTCAAGATTCCCCCGGTTTCTTTTCTACTCAATTTCGACTGCTTGTCCGAAAGTCGATTCTCGAATTACTATAGCACGAAATACAAAGAAACGTATCCTTATTTCGCTCGATGGCTCTAGTTTCTTGCTCCAAGTTTACGTCTTCCCTCGCCATATTACCGAGTCGTGTTCACGTAACATTTTCTGAAAGACGTTCCAGAATTTATTTTCCACtttgacatttttatatttggaaATTCTTCAATCCCGATAATGAACATCTAGACGTTGTTCAGATACCGATAACGTGattatgtaatttaaaattcaatcaaCGAGTAAATTCCTAGAATATAATTACACAAGGAATCATCGTTTAAACGGTTGGACAATTTACGAGGATTCCGACGTGCCAGCTTGCTTTCATTTATCTTAAAAGATTTGTTCTCGTAATCTTGTTTTCTATCAATTACCCATCGACTGTCTGGATTCTTGAGATATCTCATAAAATATCGTTTAATTCGACTCTCCCCTCGATGATGATATCTACGTTGTTCCCAGGAGCAGGTAAGCCTTAAATGACCCAACCTGACGACCCTTCTTCGATGTTCTCACAGCTCGAAGATTGCTTAATTTTCTCTCGAAATCAGCTCTCCTTTCATTTCCTCGCTTCTTTATTCCCTTCCATCTTCTGCGTGTCGATTCCCGATAAGTCAGCCTGTAAACTATCGTTTAAATGAATATCGTTTATGCCAATCTTGTCGACATCGTTCACAGTACCTGACATCTCTTCCACGCCTAGAGTTTCAAGATCGTTCAATTTgcttcgaaagaatttcaatattCACATTTCCTCCTATTCATCGATCTTCTACACGTCGTTACCTGAAATATTACTCCGTAAAGTATTCTTTAATTGATTATTCTCCGTCTCTATGGTATCCACGTTGTTCCCAGGACTGGTTCAACCTGATAACTCTTCCGTGTTCTCCAATCTCCAAACTAACGTTctcttgaaaattttaatacccTCGTTTCTCTTAACATTCCCTCGGTTTTCCGTACGTCGATTCCTGaagtattgtttaaataaacgATCTCTGTGCCTATGGTGTGTCCATCGTTTTTAAAACCAGGCAACCCTAACTAGCCGTAACCGGAGACCCTTTAACGTTCTCCGAGGTTCGTGTTTGCATAATATCTTCCCAGAATCGCGAATCTTTGATCAATCTTCGTAATTTCCCACTAAGTTTTCTCCTGAGTCTACAGTTCCAAGTTTATTAACTTCCTTTAAAAACCAATGGGTCTTGCAGTATTCCTTCGATCTTCTCAGCAATGATTCTTAAATTACCATCGTATAAAATATCGTTTGAGGAAAGTCTCCCTTCGAAGACGATGTCCAGATAGTTTCCAAAGACTGGTCTAATTCGATAACTTCTCTACGCTCCAGATTCGCAAGTTTGTTTATTATATAAAAGTCAACGTGTCCTCAGTGCCAACTTCATCGACATCGTTCCCAGACTCATCCAGACACCCCTTCTCTCGAATCCAAGTTAATTTGACATCTTCCCAGATTCAAGAAACTTGGAGCAATCTGCCCAATTTTCCCATATTCGGTACAAGTGGTATTTAAAGAGTCAACGTGTCCTCTGTGCCAACTTCATCGACATCGTTCCCAGACTCTACCAGACACCCCTTCTCTCGGATCGAAGTTAATTTGATATCTTCCCAGATTCGAGAAACTTGGAGCGATCTCCCCAATTTTCCCATCCGATTTGGAATCGGTTCCCTcctcgttcttttctccgtgaaaTTTCCGTTTCTCGATCCCCGAAACATCATCGcataaagtatcctttaattgAACACCCCCTGCGTAGATGGTATCCACATCGTTCCCAGGAACAGGTAAGCCCGAACTGGCCCTACCTGACGAACCCCTCCATGGTTCTCATAAGGGGCGCGTGTACGCGCAGGTCGTGGATCCAGCGCCACGACAtcgagacgagagagagagagagagagagagagagagagagagaggggcctCGTGCGAAATTCGATGATTCGCAGGACGGATGATGGGGTGGGTAGCGACAGGTAGTTCCCATGGGAGGCTTATGGTGCACGATTCCCACAGGAGAGCGCGAAACCGGGCCACCGAGTCGAAACCGAATTCCGGTCCTCGCGGTGATCCTTTTCGATTGGTTCGAGACTCGCGGGCTCGCTTTATCGTCGGCTATTGGCTCGCCGCGACCACCGAATCGAGTTCTCAAACTTCTCGATCTTCTCTCGCCTCCCTTCGATCGACCGGAATACTCGTTTCTTCGATGAGAAATTCCGAACGTGCTCTCGAACTCGCTCCTCGTCGCGTCGACTTTGTTCCAAAAAATATCGTATTTTATTTCCGAATAAGAAGAGCTTAGAAACGATCTCTTTGAATGACTTTTCGAGGCTGAGTTTAACAGATTTTACATTCGAATCGATGGTGCGGGACTtggttaaaaaatgtaattggaCAAACTACCGCTGCAATAAAACTACCCCTTGTTTGGACAATAAAATCTTTctcttattatttttcataaatcgaaaaaaaaaaaaaaaacaaaaaagatcgTCCCACCTGTCACTCGTGTATCGTTAACTTTCAACTACCACCACCGACCGCACTGACCCGAATGAGAAACCCTGATCCAAAGAATCGCGAAAGAAAATCGTAAATCAAAACGCAAACCAACTTAAACGAGTTCAGGCTGCAATGGACGGTTAATTATTACACGTATCTCTTTCCAATGTATCTCGTGTTAACCCAATTGGTCGTAAAGTCGATTAACCCCCCCGGTAGCGCGCAATCGACATAcgcaaaaacaaaacaaaagaaaaaaaaaaaaaatccattcGTCCGTCTGCGCAGATGCGGCGGAGAGGTTACTGACGTTGTTGGGCATGGAGGACGAGAACGAGGATCCGTTGTCCTCGTCCGAGGACGAGGGCGTGGAGCTGGACGCGGACGAGctggaggacgacgacgaggagctgGAGAACACGAGACTGCTCCATCAGTTGGCAGCCTCGCTCGCGGAGGAGCTGAAGCAGTCTCATCAGAAACAGAATCCGGCCAGGCTGTTGACGAGAAGTCCATTCGACAGGGATCGGATGGAGCTGGCCGAGACCAGCTACGGTGAACACGGTTGCCTTCAGGGACAGGACGCGAAGGGTGGCCGTTATCGCGAGACGGTCCCTGATAGGTTGCAGAGGCAGGAGAACTCGCGTTCGTTCGTCAAGGAGCACGGATTCGCGGAGTCCTACGAGTGTCTGGATCATCGTCTCAGAATGGACGCCGAGCCAGAGGACATCGTCGATCCTCAGGATCAAGTTCCAGCGTCCTGGGGCGCCGGTTGGGACGCTTGCGCCGCGGAGGCACTTAGATATCTCGTGGAGGACGAAGGATTGCCTCCTCATCATCCCACGGTCCTGGCTATGAAGGACCATCTGGAAACGCAGAGGGAACGAGCCTTCGCTCAGTACACCGCGTAAACCAATCGAGATTTTTATCGGTCGCGATGGTATTTTTTTAAGGAAGCCcgcctggctggctggctggcttccCGAGGGATGCTTTCAGCGAGGGTGATCGGAATCGATTGGAACGGGAGGGTGTTTCCCGGTCGAGCTCGAACTCGAGGAGCGAACATGGACCTGGATCCAAAGAGCTGGTGAAATTTCGCCGCTCAGGGCTGAGAAAAAGCTACTTCGACACCTGTCGGGATACTTTTCTGATCTTGGTATAGATACCGGCTTTCAGAATCATCGATGGTAATTACAGAACCGTTGCTCGGTATTAACTTCGATTTAGTTATTACGGCGCTGGGAACGACGAGTTTTGGTCggttcgagtaatagaattattttcgttacgAAAGGACGAGATCAATTGTCGAGAAGGAAAGAATTTCAAGTACTTATAGTTAGGGAGTAATGTTCCAGACGATGTGGAGACAGTCGAACCGTTCGATGACTAAATTAAATCCGATGGTTGCTTCGATTATCGATCGCTCGTTATTTCGCGTCGGTAGCTGGGAAATTATTTCGCGTTACACGGTTCTACGTTACAACAAACCGTGAACGTTGCATTTCGAATTGCATTGTTGCATTGATGCTTGATTTTCCTcgtgaaaatcgaacgaaatcgttcgatcgcgataacGCGGGAAGAAAAGTATCAAAAAGTATTTTCTCGAGCCACTCTCGCAACAAGTACGTTCGGAATCTTTGTCTCCGAGTTCAGAATTCTAGAGGTTCGAATTAATGAATGAAAGAACACggtcgtatttttttttcttttccaagagATCGATAGTTGGATCCAAGGGCTTCCTTGCTCGCCTCTGGACTCTAATTCTGGAAAAGGGAGATTACGAATCCCTAATGAGGCGGtacttgaatgtcccatattcGCTCCTTCAATCGTCTCGGCTGAACCATCGTGATCGTCCGCGCGagcagaagttcctgtcgcgatAAAGAGGCATCCCTTTTCGTTCAGATTAAAATGCATTCACCGTGTGTTTGTAAAGCAAACGACGCGCTTTCATGCCGTGAGACTGTGCTCGTGAAGTGGGCTCGAACATCTCCGTATATTTCTGGAGGACGTGGCTGTGCTTCGTTTCGGGCGACTTTTCAGAACGAGCTTCATTCGCCGGGCAATTAGCGCGAGAATACGTCGCGCGACTACGTGGTTTCATCGAACGTCGAGATCGAAAGTAAATATCGACCCTTCGATCCTTTCTGCAATCTTTTCTTCGCATTGGATGGAtacgaatttcgatcgaaaacaacCTGAAATCCGTTCGAAATGGACGAACTCTTtaagaatcgtttcgttcgctccgCTGctgaaattttcttcaattccTGCTGAAATCCTCGGTGTTGcgaatttgaaacgaaaatcAAAACTACGCTAGTACtggtttgcaaaaaaaaaaaaaaatatatatattgcagATAATTCGTGCACTCGACTTTCCTGAGGTTTTCGGTTTTACATTAAAAATACGTTCAGACCACTTCCGAGTGGAataaaattgatcaatttttaCGCAAGAATTTTTACGAATCTCGACGATTAcgcgaattatttatttcattgcgATAGAGTTTCGAATCTATACCGATTGAAATAATAACAGTCAATTTTAGAAGTCTAAGCTGTTCTGATCATTATTCGCTGTCCGATTGGATTTTCAAAAGTTCACGATCCATTTACGACCGAAAGCTTCGCAACTGATCTCAGAAAAGAAACATCGGTAGAATTTTGTCCccgtattgtaaaataattactcCGTTACACCCAAGAAAGTGCCGATTACGTGTGTGTTGCATTCTGATAACGTAGCGTTAAAAGtgttatcgataaaatataagtaaatgaaaaaaaaatgcaaaagtGTACAACTACGAATTCTAAAAACAGTCACTTATCGTAGTAAAAGGCAactatttatataaaaagaaaaaaagaatagtcGAGGACTTCGGCAGAGTTAAGCCACGAAACacgaaaggttgaaattcatcCTCGATCGAGCTTCCAGTGACGAAATGATCCCTCATTTTGTACTAAATCGTTTACATTATTGACTAAACTGTTCCATTGGTGTTCCACCAATTAGGTTTTTATGGATCATGATTCTTCG from Ptiloglossa arizonensis isolate GNS036 chromosome 14, iyPtiAriz1_principal, whole genome shotgun sequence encodes:
- the LOC143154277 gene encoding uncharacterized protein LOC143154277, producing MRDTSDMMEDALSEDTMMDCGGDGGGLEDLVDLATDVADSSPTIRDAAERLLTLLGMEDENEDPLSSSEDEGVELDADELEDDDEELENTRLLHQLAASLAEELKQSHQKQNPARLLTRSPFDRDRMELAETSYGEHGCLQGQDAKGGRYRETVPDRLQRQENSRSFVKEHGFAESYECLDHRLRMDAEPEDIVDPQDQVPASWGAGWDACAAEALRYLVEDEGLPPHHPTVLAMKDHLETQRERAFAQYTA